From Homo sapiens chromosome 6, GRCh38.p14 Primary Assembly, the proteins below share one genomic window:
- the TRIM15 gene encoding E3 ubiquitin-protein ligase TRIM15 isoform X2, with translation MNISQRSLRKSPGLEPRSRSWRRSVSSQQDVRVNQSRCEMKTFVSPEAISPDLVKKIRDFHRKILTLPEMMRMFSENLAHHLEIDSGVITLDPQTASRSLVLSEDRKSVRYTRQKKSLPDSPLRFDGLPAVLGFPGFSSGRHRWQVDLQLGDGGGCTVGVAGEGVRRKGEMGLSAEDGVWAVIISHQQCWASTSPGTDLPLSEIPRGVRVALDYEAGQVTLHNAQTQEPIFTFTASFSGKVFPFFAVWKKGSCLTLKG, from the exons ATGAATATATCACAAAGGTCTCTGAGGAAGTCACCCGGCTTGGAGCCCAGGTCAAGGAGCTGGAGGAGAAGTGTCAGCAGCCAGCAA GATGTCAGAGTCAACCAGAGCAG GTGTGAGATGAAGACTTTTGTGAGTCCTGAGGCCATTTCTCCTGACCTTGTCAAGAAGATCCGTGATTTCCACAGGAAAATACTCACCCTCCCAGAGATGATGAGGATGTTCTCAG AAAACTTGGCGCATCATCTGGAAATAGATTCAG GGGTCATCACTCTGGACCCTCAGACCGCCAGCCGGAGCCTGGTTCTCTCGGAAGACAGGAAGTCAGTGAGGTACACCCGGCAGAAGAAGAGCCTGCCAGACAGCCCCCTGCGCTTCGACGGCCTCCCGGCGGTTCTGGGCTTCCCGGGCTTCTCCTCCGGGCGCCACCGCTGGCAGGTTGACCTGCAGCTGGGCGACGGCGGCGGCTGCACGGTGGGGGTGGCCGGGGAGGgggtgaggaggaagggagagatgggACTCAGCGCCGAGGACGGCGTCTGGGCCGTGATCATCTCGCACCAGCAGTGCTGGGCCAGCACCTCCCCGGGCACCGACCTGCCGCTGAGCGAGATCCCGCGCGGCGTGAGAGTCGCCCTGGACTACGAGGCGGGGCAGGTGACCCTCCACAACGCCCAGACCCAGGAGCCCATCTTCACCTTCACTGCCTCTTTCTCCGGCAAAGTCTTCCCTTTCTTTGCCGTCTGGAAAAAAGGTTCCTGCCTTACGCTGAAAGGCTGA
- the TRIM15 gene encoding E3 ubiquitin-protein ligase TRIM15 isoform X1, producing the protein MEGPTHQAHTVGFLDEAIQPYRDRLRSRLEALSTERDEIEDVKCQEDQKLQVLLTQIESKKHQVETAFERLQQELEQQRCLLLARLRELEQQIWKERDEYITKVSEEVTRLGAQVKELEEKCQQPASELLQDVRVNQSRCEMKTFVSPEAISPDLVKKIRDFHRKILTLPEMMRMFSENLAHHLEIDSGVITLDPQTASRSLVLSEDRKSVRYTRQKKSLPDSPLRFDGLPAVLGFPGFSSGRHRWQVDLQLGDGGGCTVGVAGEGVRRKGEMGLSAEDGVWAVIISHQQCWASTSPGTDLPLSEIPRGVRVALDYEAGQVTLHNAQTQEPIFTFTASFSGKVFPFFAVWKKGSCLTLKG; encoded by the exons GATCGTCTCAGGAGTCGACTGGAAGCTCTGAGCACGGAGAGAGATGAGATTGAGGATGTAAAGTGTCAAGAAGACCAGAAGCTTCAAGTGCTGCTG ACTCAGATCGAAAGCAAGAAGCATCAGGTGGAAACAGCTTTtgagaggctgcagcaggagctgGAGCAGCAGCGATGTctcctgctggccaggctgagggAGCTGGAGCAGCAGATTTGGAAGGAGAGGGATGAATATATCACAAAGGTCTCTGAGGAAGTCACCCGGCTTGGAGCCCAGGTCAAGGAGCTGGAGGAGAAGTGTCAGCAGCCAGCAAGTGAGCTTCTACAA GATGTCAGAGTCAACCAGAGCAG GTGTGAGATGAAGACTTTTGTGAGTCCTGAGGCCATTTCTCCTGACCTTGTCAAGAAGATCCGTGATTTCCACAGGAAAATACTCACCCTCCCAGAGATGATGAGGATGTTCTCAG AAAACTTGGCGCATCATCTGGAAATAGATTCAG GGGTCATCACTCTGGACCCTCAGACCGCCAGCCGGAGCCTGGTTCTCTCGGAAGACAGGAAGTCAGTGAGGTACACCCGGCAGAAGAAGAGCCTGCCAGACAGCCCCCTGCGCTTCGACGGCCTCCCGGCGGTTCTGGGCTTCCCGGGCTTCTCCTCCGGGCGCCACCGCTGGCAGGTTGACCTGCAGCTGGGCGACGGCGGCGGCTGCACGGTGGGGGTGGCCGGGGAGGgggtgaggaggaagggagagatgggACTCAGCGCCGAGGACGGCGTCTGGGCCGTGATCATCTCGCACCAGCAGTGCTGGGCCAGCACCTCCCCGGGCACCGACCTGCCGCTGAGCGAGATCCCGCGCGGCGTGAGAGTCGCCCTGGACTACGAGGCGGGGCAGGTGACCCTCCACAACGCCCAGACCCAGGAGCCCATCTTCACCTTCACTGCCTCTTTCTCCGGCAAAGTCTTCCCTTTCTTTGCCGTCTGGAAAAAAGGTTCCTGCCTTACGCTGAAAGGCTGA